The Kroppenstedtia pulmonis genome has a segment encoding these proteins:
- a CDS encoding MATE family efflux transporter: protein MCSFLLAPFFFNKIVSQFGPQAVAGYGVAYRIQTMVILPAISLGAALGILLNHNLGAGRNEQIYSIFVKGILNTLGIYTVISALVYLFRQQIASSMIEDTLIQKYTSGYLEIVGLSYVLFGVILTTIIALEQINKGVLSLIIHLLYFFISITVSWILTVLFREISYFYWTISITNVVGGIIGIMFILSLMRKEYRKLGKEDKQIAG, encoded by the coding sequence ATCTGTTCATTTTTATTAGCACCCTTTTTTTTCAATAAGATTGTAAGTCAGTTTGGCCCCCAGGCAGTGGCGGGGTATGGAGTAGCATATCGTATTCAGACTATGGTGATCCTTCCTGCGATTTCCCTGGGAGCTGCTTTGGGAATCCTATTAAATCACAACCTAGGTGCGGGAAGAAACGAACAGATCTATTCTATCTTTGTAAAGGGAATACTAAATACCTTGGGAATATATACGGTGATTTCGGCTTTGGTCTATTTGTTCAGACAACAAATAGCCAGTTCGATGATTGAAGATACGTTGATTCAAAAGTATACATCAGGTTATCTGGAAATCGTAGGCCTTTCATATGTTCTGTTCGGAGTCATTCTTACTACCATCATTGCTTTAGAACAAATAAACAAGGGGGTGCTCTCTCTCATCATCCATTTGCTCTATTTTTTCATTTCCATTACTGTCAGTTGGATTCTAACTGTATTGTTTAGGGAAATCTCATATTTTTATTGGACCATCTCAATAACGAATGTAGTAGGTGGTATCATAGGAATAATGTTTATTCTGTCTTTGATGAGAAAAGAATATAGGAAATTAGGTAAAGAAGACAAACAAATAGCAGGTTAG